One Acidobacteriota bacterium genomic window, ATGCCGATGGTTTCGGCCACGGCCTTCGCGTCCCCGAAATCCCGGGCGGAGCAGCAGGGGCCCGCCGTGCCCTTCCCCTCCGGGGTCATGTGGAGCTGCATGCTCACGCCGATCACGTCCCAGCCGTCCTGCTTGAGCATCCAGGCACAAACGCTGCTGTCGATGCCGCCGCTCATGGCCACCACCACCCGTCCCTTCATGCCGACCTGCCTTTTCCTGCTTCGATCTCCGCCGTGCACGGCGGCGCCCTTCCCTTTGACGCGGCCCGCCGCATCCCGATTCACGGCCGGGCCGGAGAACGCACCGGCCGGCCGGTCGGACGTTTCGCTGTTCCGGATGATCCCGCCATGAGGGGGGTGCGGGCGTCCCGTCGCATCCGCGCAGGGGACTTTCTGCGTCCGCGTCACACTTGACGACCCCGCAAAACGTCCTATTTTGCCCGTGAATCACGCGAATGAACGCGAATCAGGAGTCAATTCCCCTCGCCTGAAGACGAGGGGAATTGACACGTTCGGGGTTCGGGGGAAACCGGGGCCGGCGGGGGCCCGTGCCCGCCGGGAAAACACGCCCCCGGGCGCGGGTCCGGGACAGGACAACACCCGCCGGCGGCACGGGCGTTCGAGAGAGGGACCGCGGGTGGGACGGCGGGCCGCCCGGGGGAGGAGCCTATTTCGACGCGACGCGGATGTGGGTGGCGACGTCCTTGCCGCCCTCGGACTTGAGGGTGACGGTGACCGGGTCGTTCACCGCGAGTTCGGCGACGGTTTTCTTCGCGCCGACCACCTTGGTGGTGGCCACGATGATGAAGGTCGCTTCGCCGTCCGCGTGCTTGACGGTGATGGACGACGCGTTGACGGCCGAGATCGTGCCGCGGCAGACCGGGGCCTTGAAGGGCGGGTCGGTCGTCTCCTCGGCGACGAGAACGGTGCAGGTGAACAGGAAAAGGACGGCCAGGGCGAGGGCGGATATTCTCTTCATGACGGACCTCCGTGGATGGGTTTCGAATCGGGGGGACGCGACGGACCTGGGGTCCCGGCCCGGGGTTCACGGGTCGATCATAGCGCCCCCCGAACGAAAAAGTCAAGGTCGTCATCCTTTGCGATCTTGGCACCTTGGCGAGATCAATATCCGGATCGGCTCTCGCCAAGGCGCCAAGCCCGCAGAGGAAGACGGCATGGAGCGCCAATCATTTTCCCGACCGAGGTTCGAGAGATCGGCCCCGTAATCCTGCGCGATTTGTCAAAGAGTTCACACAGATGACACCAGGCGTTTTTCCGACACTTCGCCCGGCAACAGAGGCCTCGGAAGGCAAGCGGAAGCGACAACATGCTGGTAAAAGCACAACAGCTGAAGCGCCTGTCGACCTCTCGACTGCGATTGCGACTGCGATTGCGACTGCGATACCGATACCGATACCGATACCGATGAACTTTCCCCGGACCTACAGCCTACAGCCTACAGCCTACAGCCTATAGCCTACAGCCTTCCCCCAAACACAGGCAGGCATTCTGGCCGCCGAAGCCGAAGGAGTTGGAGAGGGCCACGCGGTGGGCTTTCGGACGGGCGGTGTTGGGGACGTAGTCCAGGTCGCACTTGGGGTCGGGGTGCTCGTAGTTGAGGGTGGGCAGCAGGATCGACGCGCGCATGCCCATCAGGGTGAGGATCGCCTCGATGGCCCCGGCGGCGCCGATGGTGTGGCCCAGCATGGACTTGTTGGAGCTGACGGGGACCTCCCGGGCACGCTCCCCCAGGACGGTCTTGAGGGCGCGGGTCTCGGTGGCGTCGTTGAGGAGGGTGGAGGTGCCGTGGGCGTTGACGTACTCCACCGCTTCGGGGCCGAGCCCCGCGTCGGCCAGGGCGCCGCGCATGGCCAGCACCGCCCCCGCCCCCTCGGGGTGGACGTCGGTGATCCGGTACGCGTCGGCGGAATCCCCGTAGCCGAGGACCTCCCCGAGGATCTCGGCCCCCCGGGCCCGCGCGTGCTCGAAATCCTCGAGAACCAGCGCCCCCGCCCCCTCGGACATCACGAAGCCGCTCCGCTTCCGGTCGAAGGGCCTCGAGGCCGCCTCCGGCCGGGTGTACTTCTCCGCCAGCGCCTTCAGGAGCACGAACCCCGTGAACCCCACGAAGGTCAGGGTGGCCTCGCACCCGCCGGCCAGGGCGGCGTCGCAGTACCCTTCCCGGATCAGCCGGGTCGCCTCGCCCACGGCCTGGGCCCCCGCCGCGCAGGCCGAGACCAGGGTCAGGCCCGGCCCCCGGAAGCCGTAGCGCCGGGCCAGGAGGGCCGTGCCCGTGTCGGGCTTCCGGCGGCAGATCTGGAAGGCGTCGTAACCCGGCTGTCCCAGCAGGCCCGGGATGTCCCACTCCCCGGGCGCCGTGCGAAGCCGGTTGAAGAAGAGGACGGCCTCGAGGCCCGGGTTGTCGCCGTGCGCGCCGAGGACGACCGCCACCCGGGCCGGGTCCGCGGAGAACGGCAGGCCGGACTGGATGCAGGCCTCGTCCGCGGCGTGCATCATCCACCGCACGGCCCGCGACATCAACCGCGCGGACGCCGGGTCCACCCCGGGCGGGTGCGCCGGGAGCCTCTCCTCCGGGACCTGCCCCCCCACGGTGCAGGGGAGGCCGCGGGCATCGAAGGCCTCGAGGGCGCGGATGCCGGAGCGTCCCTCCGCCGCGGCGGCGAAGGTTTCGTCCGCCGTCACGCCGAGCGGGGAGACGATCCCCCACCCGGTGATCCCCACCCGCCGTCGTCCCGTTCTCGATTCGCGTTTCGAAATCATGTCCGATGGCCTCGTTCTCCAGGGAAAACAGGGGCAAAGCCGTCAAGCCTCACGCCAGGCCGCCATGCCCCGCCGGGGATAATTGAAGAGCGATCAAAGGCGCGGAGGCGGAAGGGGCCGGTCCCGCAGGACCCGGGAAACGCCCACCCGGGGATTCCGGATCGGAGAAGCCCGTTCACTCGGCGCCGAACAGGTGGGTTTCGTCCTGGACCTTCCGCAGCCACTGCCGGATCAGTTCGTCGCCGTTGACGAACTTCCCCGCGGCGCCGCAGCCGCCGCAGACGATGTGCGTGCCGTCGTCGGTCTTCCAGCACTGCGCACCGCAGGCGGGGCAGGCCTCGGGGAGCGTGTCCAGGGTGCTCAGGACGGCGTCCGCCATGGACCCGACGGTGATCAGCTGAGGGACTTCGTCCACCCCGATCCCGCCGGAGAGGTCCGGCAGGCTGCTGCCGGTGTAGCGGCCCCGGAGAAGCTCCAGGGCCCTGGGGGTCAACCGACCCTCGTCGTCGATGGCGGTGCCTTCGCCGAACATCTCCTCCACGTGCTCCAGGAAGAAGTGCCGGGCCGTCTTGATCCCGAAGGTCTGCTCCACCCGGTAGTTGATGTCCAGAAAGTCCAGGGACTCCGCCCCGAGGTCCTTCACGAAGGACGAATCCTCCGTGACCGCGGCCTCGTCCGCCCGCAGGGTTTCGCGGCAGATCCGCCGCAGCTCCAGGATCACCCGCTCTTTCGTCACCAGCGTTTGCATCTCTCGCTCTCCTTGTCTGACCGCCCCTCCCTCTCCCCACCCACTTCGGCATTGGATTGGTATCGGGGTCGGTATCGGTATCGCAATCGGTATCAGTATAGCAATCGGTATCGCTATCGGTATCGCTATCGGTATCGCAATCGGTATCGATTTCGCAATCGCCATCGCAATCGCTATCGCTGCTTTCGCTCTCCCGTCCTGCCGTCTGACGGCTGCGGGCTTCCAGCCGCTTTCCCCAAAGGCGGGGCCCCGCCCCCGGTTTCCGCCTCGCCTGCCCTGGAGAATCCGCCTCCCTCTCCCGGGTATCCGGTGATCCCCATTGCGCCCATTCCCCCCCCTAGCGCTCCTCCTCCCCTCCGCCCCACCGGAGGCGGTTGGAGAGCCCGCGGTCCACCGTGAGGGTCTGCCCGCGCACCCCGCGCGCGGCGTCGGTGCAAAGGAAGTGCACCACGTCGGCCAGCTCCTCGGGTTCGGTGACGAGGGCCTCGGGGACCCGGTCCAGGCCTTCCCAGACCAGGCGCAGCGTCTTGAAGGCGTCGGTCTTCACGATCCCGCCGCAGACGCCGTTCACCGCGATGCCCCGGGGGGCCAGGCCCTCCGCCAGGTCCCGCACCGCCGCCTCCATGGCCGCCTTCATGGGCCCGAGCGGGTACGAGGGCGAATGGAAGCGGCTCCCAAGGCTGGAGACGAAGACGATCTTCCCCCCCGGCCCCATCAGCGGCAGCATCTCCCGGACACAGAGGATGTTCCCCGTGAAATTGGTGGCCGTCAGCTCCCGGAGTTCCTTCTCCAGCAGGCGTTCCAGGGGTTTGAAGGGCGCCCGGGCGGCGTTGAGCACCAGGAGGTCGAGCCGTCCGAACCCTTCGCGGACGGCGTCAGCCATCCGCCGGATCTCGTCCCGGAGGGCGATGTCCGCGCGGATGACCACGCCCGTGCCGCCGAGGGCCTCGATGTCCCGGAGCACCTCCCGCGCCCGCCGCTCCGCCGGTTCGGCGGCCGAGCGGTGGTTGACGGCGACGCGGGCGCCGGACCGCGCCAACCGCAGGGCGACGGCCCGGCCGATCCCGCGGGACGCGCCCGTCACCAGTGCCGATTTGCCGTCCAGGTCCATGCCATCCCCTTCCCGGCCCGTTGGGTCGGCCGGATCCCGAATCTTAAGCCAACCCTCCCTTCAACGCAACAGGAGAGTTGAATCCCCGGCCCGGCTCCGCTAGAATCGTTTTGAACTTTTCCCGAGGAGTCAACCATGCGAAGAGCCCTGTCGACCGTGACGATCCTGCTTCTCCTGCTCGCCGCGGCGGCCGCTGCGCCGCCCGCCGAGTCCCCCCGCGCCCTGATCCTCCTGTCCAACGACGACGGCGTCGGCGCCCAGGGCCTCGAGGCCATCTACCGCAGCC contains:
- a CDS encoding beta-ketoacyl-[acyl-carrier-protein] synthase family protein, whose translation is MISKRESRTGRRRVGITGWGIVSPLGVTADETFAAAAEGRSGIRALEAFDARGLPCTVGGQVPEERLPAHPPGVDPASARLMSRAVRWMMHAADEACIQSGLPFSADPARVAVVLGAHGDNPGLEAVLFFNRLRTAPGEWDIPGLLGQPGYDAFQICRRKPDTGTALLARRYGFRGPGLTLVSACAAGAQAVGEATRLIREGYCDAALAGGCEATLTFVGFTGFVLLKALAEKYTRPEAASRPFDRKRSGFVMSEGAGALVLEDFEHARARGAEILGEVLGYGDSADAYRITDVHPEGAGAVLAMRGALADAGLGPEAVEYVNAHGTSTLLNDATETRALKTVLGERAREVPVSSNKSMLGHTIGAAGAIEAILTLMGMRASILLPTLNYEHPDPKCDLDYVPNTARPKAHRVALSNSFGFGGQNACLCLGEGCRL
- a CDS encoding SDR family oxidoreductase, which translates into the protein MDLDGKSALVTGASRGIGRAVALRLARSGARVAVNHRSAAEPAERRAREVLRDIEALGGTGVVIRADIALRDEIRRMADAVREGFGRLDLLVLNAARAPFKPLERLLEKELRELTATNFTGNILCVREMLPLMGPGGKIVFVSSLGSRFHSPSYPLGPMKAAMEAAVRDLAEGLAPRGIAVNGVCGGIVKTDAFKTLRLVWEGLDRVPEALVTEPEELADVVHFLCTDAARGVRGQTLTVDRGLSNRLRWGGGEEER